A single window of Chitinophaga sp. XS-30 DNA harbors:
- a CDS encoding RNA polymerase sigma factor — MNNLLHIERDQELLQGLAIDDDKSLKAIYLENFPMIARMVQQHNGSEDDAKDVFQEAMIILYEKVQEGDFVLSSRLKTFLYAVCRRLWMKKLQGAYREGPLAAETEDSIPVEDTLEAHAEKDLQFRKMEESMGKIGEPCKTILEDYYIHRKSMQEIAERFGYTNAENAKNQKYKCLMRLKKLFFAQQ; from the coding sequence GTGAATAATCTTTTGCACATAGAACGGGATCAGGAATTACTGCAGGGACTTGCCATCGATGATGACAAATCATTGAAAGCCATCTATTTGGAGAATTTTCCAATGATCGCCAGGATGGTACAACAGCATAACGGATCGGAGGATGACGCCAAAGACGTTTTCCAGGAAGCGATGATCATATTATATGAAAAGGTGCAGGAGGGGGATTTTGTACTGTCATCCCGGCTGAAAACATTCCTTTATGCTGTTTGCCGCCGGTTGTGGATGAAAAAACTGCAGGGCGCTTACCGCGAGGGGCCGCTTGCAGCAGAAACGGAGGACAGCATTCCGGTGGAGGATACCCTGGAAGCCCATGCGGAAAAGGACCTGCAGTTCAGGAAAATGGAGGAATCCATGGGAAAGATCGGGGAACCCTGTAAAACGATACTGGAAGATTACTATATACACCGGAAAAGCATGCAGGAGATCGCGGAAAGGTTCGGTTACACCAATGCGGAAAACGCCAAGAACCAGAAGTACAAATGCCTGATGCGGTTAAAAAAATTATTCTTTGCTCAACAATAA
- a CDS encoding trypsin-like peptidase domain-containing protein translates to MNDLLLIQEIERYLEGEMSVPEREAFEALRQSDPAIDRQVKEQQQLQQQLRATGQRRQLLSRMNAIHADMGTPVATAVPEPDPAPVIRLRSRRTWLNLAAAACIALVTSLSTIAIMQKASKKATTAQYEDVRRVLNNIQRSQNALIHNINSGKKAPVNPGTYGGTCFAISRNGYMVTNYHVVAGADSIYIQNNKGEAFKAVSVFEDVSSDLAVLRIADSTFHSPALPYSLKLSPVRPGEEVFSMGFPRDEIVYGKGYISAQTGFNGDTLAYQVSIPVNPGNSGAPLLDAHGGVIGIITGKQSTSDGIAFAVKSGHLKRLLDELPKDQFSRKDLKPYSQLAGVNRVEQLKRLEEFVYMVKVYN, encoded by the coding sequence ATGAATGACTTATTATTAATACAGGAAATAGAGCGCTACCTGGAAGGTGAAATGAGCGTTCCCGAAAGGGAAGCTTTTGAAGCCCTCCGGCAAAGCGACCCTGCCATTGACCGCCAGGTGAAGGAGCAGCAACAGCTGCAACAGCAACTGCGGGCAACAGGGCAACGCCGTCAGCTGCTCAGCCGCATGAATGCGATCCATGCCGACATGGGAACGCCTGTGGCCACTGCGGTTCCTGAACCGGATCCCGCACCCGTTATCAGGCTGCGCAGCAGGCGCACCTGGCTTAACCTGGCCGCGGCGGCCTGCATTGCCCTGGTGACTTCCCTGTCCACCATCGCCATCATGCAGAAAGCTTCTAAAAAGGCCACCACCGCGCAGTATGAGGACGTACGCAGGGTGCTGAACAACATTCAGCGCTCCCAGAATGCACTGATCCACAACATCAATTCCGGAAAAAAAGCACCGGTGAACCCCGGCACTTACGGCGGTACCTGCTTTGCCATCTCCCGGAACGGCTATATGGTCACCAATTATCATGTGGTGGCGGGAGCGGACTCCATTTATATCCAGAATAATAAGGGTGAAGCCTTCAAAGCGGTCAGCGTTTTCGAAGACGTATCCAGCGATCTGGCCGTATTGCGCATTGCCGATTCCACTTTCCATTCACCGGCCCTGCCCTACTCCCTGAAGCTGTCCCCTGTACGCCCCGGCGAAGAGGTGTTCAGTATGGGTTTCCCGCGGGACGAGATCGTGTATGGCAAGGGATATATCAGCGCCCAGACCGGTTTTAACGGCGATACCCTGGCCTACCAGGTATCCATCCCCGTTAACCCGGGCAACAGCGGCGCCCCGCTGCTGGATGCCCACGGCGGAGTGATCGGCATCATCACCGGTAAACAATCTACTTCAGACGGCATCGCCTTCGCGGTGAAATCAGGCCATCTCAAACGCCTGCTGGATGAACTGCCGAAAGACCAGTTCTCCCGCAAAGACCTGAAACCCTACAGCCAGCTTGCCGGTGTTAACCGGGTAGAACAGCTGAAAAGGCTGGAAGAGTTTGTGTACATGGTGAAGGTGTATAACTGA